Proteins from one Porites lutea chromosome 3, jaPorLute2.1, whole genome shotgun sequence genomic window:
- the LOC140930869 gene encoding uncharacterized protein produces the protein MAAANSTTSLTCEVCTATVTLYSKFCATCGAELDIETQALKYYFNEGYEYEVILCFLLKYHRIEMSLRTLKERFKSLGLRRRNLLDSNDQDIRARIQEELDGPGCLKGYRSMWHTLRREGYQVSRQAVATCLQEMDPEGCERRRRRKLKRRVYTNPGPNYCWHIDGYDKLKPDGFSIHGCIDGYSRKIIWLRLDRTNNNPVVIGRYYMDAVKEYGGCPMKVRTDCGTENGLVAAAQCYFIGNDLAHIYGTSPHNQRIEGWWSYLRQHLTTWWMNFFKDLLEQQVFTTGNELQMECLWFCFSGLIQQDLDSVKVHWNSHYIRESRHDTVKGRPNELFYLPELRNTEDFLAPVSAQQCDYITDNYLPLAESTNEYQEYFQYAFQAAGLSNPQNWREALDLYHNLYRYASS, from the coding sequence atggcggcggcaAACTCAACAACATCGCTAACATGTGAAGTTTGCACAGCAACAGTGACGCTTTACAGCAAGTTTTGTGCCACCTGTGGTGCTGAGCTTGATATAGAAACACAAGCACTGAAATATTATTTCAACGAAGGATACGAGTATGAGGTTATTCTGTGCTTTTTGCTGAAATACCACAGAATAGAAATGAGCCTGCGAACGCTCAAGGAGAGATTCAAGTCACTTGGGCTTCGACGACGGAACCTATTGGATTCAAATGACCAGGATATCAGAGCTAGAATACAGGAGGAGTTAGATGGGCCTGGTTGCTTAAAGGGGTACAGGAGCATGTGGCATACTTTGCGCCGTGAGGGTTATCAGGTGTCGAGGCAAGCAGTGGCGACATGCTTACAAGAAATGGACCCTGAGGGGTGCGAACGAAGACGAAGGCGGAAGCTCAAAAGAAGAGTTTACACTAATCCAGGGCCGAACTACTGTTGGCATATTGATGGCTATGACAAATTGAAACCTGACGGGTTCTCGATCCATGGCTGTATTGACGGTTACAGCCGAAAGATAATATGGTTAAGATTGGACAGAACAAACAATAATCCCGTAGTGATCGGGAGATATTATATGGATGCTGTGAAGGAATACGGAGGATGCCCCATGAAGGTTAGAACTGACTGTGGCACTGAAAACGGCCTTGTAGCAGCAGCACAATGCTATTTCATTGGCAATGATCTGGCACATATTTATGGAACCTCACCTCACAACCAACGAATAGAAGGGTGGTGGTCGTACCTAAGACAACACTTAACTACTTGGTGGATGAACTTTTTCAAGGACTTACTGGAACAACAAGTCTTCACTACTGGTAATGAACTACAGATGGAGTGCTTGTGGTTCTGTTTTTCCGGGCTCATTCAGCAAGATTTGGATAGCGTAAAAGTACACTGGAACAGCCACTACATCAGAGAGTCGCGCCATGACACTGTAAAAGGAAGACCCAATGAGTTGTTTTACCTACCTGAACTGCGCAATACTGAGGACTTTCTTGCTCCTGTCAGTGCACAGCAGTGTGACTATATCACAGATAATTACCTTCCCCTTGCAGAGAGCACCAATGAATACCAGGAGTATTTTCAGTATGCCTTTCAAGCTGCAGGTCTTTCCAACCCCCAAAACTGGCGGGAAGCCTTAGACTTGTACCATAATCTTTACAGGTATGCATCCAGTTGA
- the LOC140930867 gene encoding uncharacterized protein isoform X1 codes for MFCSSCGCALEEGDNFCSKCGAGRCSTATTPGNSAHSSQEQSNELRATGHSSTSCASTSHASTCHVKSFNMFKKLKGQQWKSIVSKKAGSASDKEIEVQINIGLMVWSDKNVCIKPKRGKRLALRVSNKATYKVILQKAVEKWRAFNSDLYDENEDYILLLENGEEAQFLPGSSASKEFFSLKRYKEETGKDYNKIVLYLCKLSDFHFDLNSESDRDTDELVEEPEKKRLKSLTTDEEPDASAVFASDEKIAIELQREFDNELSIDMIDAVENMEDGKDDNMSMGTIHQDISSVIKSLSQKVDQDGQFFIVSRRGSPFPRVLSLWQREANRSSPEKVLRVRYSGENGVDSGALSQEFLAQLINDMGLAVFPDGAPINSLYNVHNKSFKTCGEIIAVSLAQGGPAPSFLDESVYQLMLDPDVNIGNLDVDRHFTAKDKELFDAVRACDTFEGALCDVIVDHGYTGIIDHDHKEDVIGTMQLSIMTKRLLYMKEFCEGLKLYGAYDVIRGNASLCKPLFVKGSNQVVDANYVFSLVNPSYSEQGSSKRPLEEAVIDNLQDFLMSLEDEQITGYSEPVAWKDFNDTNTESSEVERFQSMDTTPSGVLGWLTGQKHRPLNGEPLNVTALFDHDCFTRNPNHTICFPRVAACSKEITVPVSHMKTPEQFKHVLLLAMCKGNAFGNA; via the exons ATGTTCTGCTCGAGCTGTGGATGTGCGTTGGAAGAAGGGGACAATTTTTGCTCCAAGTGTGGTGCAG GTCGGTGCAGCACTGCCACAACTCCAGGAAATTCAG CTCATTCTTCCCAAGAGCAATCTAATGAACTGCGTGCAACGG GCCATTCATCCACATCATGCGCTTCAACTTCTCACGCTTCAACTTGTCACGTGAAATCTTTCAATATGTTCAAAAAACTGAAAGGccaacagtggaaatccattGTAAGCAAAAAGGCTGGAAGTGCAAGTGACAAAGAGATAGAAGTGCAGATCAACATTGGGCTCATGGTATGGAGTGACAAGAACGTGTGTATCAAACCAAAGAGAGGCAAGCGTCTTGCTTTGAGAGTGTCCAACAAAGCCACCTACAAAGTCATCCTGCAGAAAGCTGTGGAAAAGTGGAGAGCCTTTAACAGCGACCTCTATGATGAGAACGAAGACTACATTCTTCTACTTGAAAATGGTGAAGAAGCCCAGTTTCTTCCAGGTTCATCTGCCAGTAAAGAGTTTTTTTCCCTCAAACGATAcaaagaagaaactggaaaggACTACAACAAAATTGTGTTGTACCTATGCAAGCTTAGTGACTTTCACTTTGACCTAAATAGTGAATCAGATAGAGATACTGATGAGCTGGTTGAGGAGCCAGAGAAGAAGCGACTGAAAAGCTTGACAACTGATGAAGAGCCTGATGCATCTGCTGTGTTTGCTAGTGATGAGAAAATTGCAATTGAGTTACAAAGGGAGTTTGACAATGAGTTATCCATTGACATGATTGACGCTGTCGAGAACATGGAGGATGGGAAAGATGACAACATGTCAATGGGTACTATCCATCAAGATATTTCAAGTGTAATTAAGTCCCTGTCTCAAAAGGTTGACCAAGATGGtcagttttttattgtttctagaAGAGGGTCCCCATTTCCTAGAGTTTTGTCCCTGTGGCAAAGAGAAGCCAACAGATCGTCTCCTGAAAAAGTGCTAAGAGTGCGCTATAGTGGAGAGAATGGTGTAGACAGCGGTGCATTATCGCAAGAATTTCTGGCACAGTTGATTAATGATATGGGGCTGGCAGTGTTTCCAGATGGAGCCCCCATAAATTCACTGTACAATGTTCATAACAAAAGTTTCAAAACCTGTGGGGAAATCATTGCAGTGTCTTTGGCTCAAGGAGGACCAGCGCCATCTTTCTTGGATGAGAGTGTGTACCAGTTGATGTTGGACCCTGATGTGAACATTGGCAACCTAGATGTTGACAGGCATTTCACTGCAAAGGACAAAGAGCTATTCGACGCAGTAAGAGCTTGTGACACATTTGAAGGTGCTTTGTGTGATGTAATTGTTGACCATGGATACACTGGCATCATTGATCATGACCACAAAGAGGATGTCATTGGAACAATGCAACTAAGCATTATGACCAAGCGTTTGCTGTACATGAAAGAATTTTGTGAAGGTCTGAAGCTGTATGGTGCATATGATGTCATTAGGGGCAATGCTTCTTTATGCAAGCCTCTTTTTGTGAAAGGTTCAAATCAGGTGGTAGATGCCAATTATGTCTTTTCGCTTGTCAATCCAAGCTACTCGGAACAGGGCTCGTCAAAACGACCACTTGAAGAGGCAGTCATTGACAACCTACAAGATTTTCTGATGTCATTGGAAGATGAACAAATAACTGGCTATTCCGAGCCAGTAGCATGGAAGGACTTCAATGACACGAACACTGAAAGTAGCGAAGTGGAGCGATTTCAGTCCATGGACACCACACCATCTGGTGTATTGGGGTGGCTGACAGGCCAAAAGCACCGCCCCTTAAATGGAGAGCCGCTGAATGTCACTGCCCTCTTCGACCATGATTGCTTCACAAGAAATCCTAATCACACAATCTGCTTTCCCCGTGTGGCAGCCTGCAGCAAGGAAATCACAGTTCCAGTCTCCCACATGAAAACCCCAGAACAGTTTAAACATGTCTTACTACTTGCCATGTGCAAAGGAAATGCATTTGGAAATGCATAG
- the LOC140930867 gene encoding uncharacterized protein isoform X2, which translates to MFCSSCGCALEEGDNFCSKCGAGRCSTATTPGNSGHSSTSCASTSHASTCHVKSFNMFKKLKGQQWKSIVSKKAGSASDKEIEVQINIGLMVWSDKNVCIKPKRGKRLALRVSNKATYKVILQKAVEKWRAFNSDLYDENEDYILLLENGEEAQFLPGSSASKEFFSLKRYKEETGKDYNKIVLYLCKLSDFHFDLNSESDRDTDELVEEPEKKRLKSLTTDEEPDASAVFASDEKIAIELQREFDNELSIDMIDAVENMEDGKDDNMSMGTIHQDISSVIKSLSQKVDQDGQFFIVSRRGSPFPRVLSLWQREANRSSPEKVLRVRYSGENGVDSGALSQEFLAQLINDMGLAVFPDGAPINSLYNVHNKSFKTCGEIIAVSLAQGGPAPSFLDESVYQLMLDPDVNIGNLDVDRHFTAKDKELFDAVRACDTFEGALCDVIVDHGYTGIIDHDHKEDVIGTMQLSIMTKRLLYMKEFCEGLKLYGAYDVIRGNASLCKPLFVKGSNQVVDANYVFSLVNPSYSEQGSSKRPLEEAVIDNLQDFLMSLEDEQITGYSEPVAWKDFNDTNTESSEVERFQSMDTTPSGVLGWLTGQKHRPLNGEPLNVTALFDHDCFTRNPNHTICFPRVAACSKEITVPVSHMKTPEQFKHVLLLAMCKGNAFGNA; encoded by the exons ATGTTCTGCTCGAGCTGTGGATGTGCGTTGGAAGAAGGGGACAATTTTTGCTCCAAGTGTGGTGCAG GTCGGTGCAGCACTGCCACAACTCCAGGAAATTCAG GCCATTCATCCACATCATGCGCTTCAACTTCTCACGCTTCAACTTGTCACGTGAAATCTTTCAATATGTTCAAAAAACTGAAAGGccaacagtggaaatccattGTAAGCAAAAAGGCTGGAAGTGCAAGTGACAAAGAGATAGAAGTGCAGATCAACATTGGGCTCATGGTATGGAGTGACAAGAACGTGTGTATCAAACCAAAGAGAGGCAAGCGTCTTGCTTTGAGAGTGTCCAACAAAGCCACCTACAAAGTCATCCTGCAGAAAGCTGTGGAAAAGTGGAGAGCCTTTAACAGCGACCTCTATGATGAGAACGAAGACTACATTCTTCTACTTGAAAATGGTGAAGAAGCCCAGTTTCTTCCAGGTTCATCTGCCAGTAAAGAGTTTTTTTCCCTCAAACGATAcaaagaagaaactggaaaggACTACAACAAAATTGTGTTGTACCTATGCAAGCTTAGTGACTTTCACTTTGACCTAAATAGTGAATCAGATAGAGATACTGATGAGCTGGTTGAGGAGCCAGAGAAGAAGCGACTGAAAAGCTTGACAACTGATGAAGAGCCTGATGCATCTGCTGTGTTTGCTAGTGATGAGAAAATTGCAATTGAGTTACAAAGGGAGTTTGACAATGAGTTATCCATTGACATGATTGACGCTGTCGAGAACATGGAGGATGGGAAAGATGACAACATGTCAATGGGTACTATCCATCAAGATATTTCAAGTGTAATTAAGTCCCTGTCTCAAAAGGTTGACCAAGATGGtcagttttttattgtttctagaAGAGGGTCCCCATTTCCTAGAGTTTTGTCCCTGTGGCAAAGAGAAGCCAACAGATCGTCTCCTGAAAAAGTGCTAAGAGTGCGCTATAGTGGAGAGAATGGTGTAGACAGCGGTGCATTATCGCAAGAATTTCTGGCACAGTTGATTAATGATATGGGGCTGGCAGTGTTTCCAGATGGAGCCCCCATAAATTCACTGTACAATGTTCATAACAAAAGTTTCAAAACCTGTGGGGAAATCATTGCAGTGTCTTTGGCTCAAGGAGGACCAGCGCCATCTTTCTTGGATGAGAGTGTGTACCAGTTGATGTTGGACCCTGATGTGAACATTGGCAACCTAGATGTTGACAGGCATTTCACTGCAAAGGACAAAGAGCTATTCGACGCAGTAAGAGCTTGTGACACATTTGAAGGTGCTTTGTGTGATGTAATTGTTGACCATGGATACACTGGCATCATTGATCATGACCACAAAGAGGATGTCATTGGAACAATGCAACTAAGCATTATGACCAAGCGTTTGCTGTACATGAAAGAATTTTGTGAAGGTCTGAAGCTGTATGGTGCATATGATGTCATTAGGGGCAATGCTTCTTTATGCAAGCCTCTTTTTGTGAAAGGTTCAAATCAGGTGGTAGATGCCAATTATGTCTTTTCGCTTGTCAATCCAAGCTACTCGGAACAGGGCTCGTCAAAACGACCACTTGAAGAGGCAGTCATTGACAACCTACAAGATTTTCTGATGTCATTGGAAGATGAACAAATAACTGGCTATTCCGAGCCAGTAGCATGGAAGGACTTCAATGACACGAACACTGAAAGTAGCGAAGTGGAGCGATTTCAGTCCATGGACACCACACCATCTGGTGTATTGGGGTGGCTGACAGGCCAAAAGCACCGCCCCTTAAATGGAGAGCCGCTGAATGTCACTGCCCTCTTCGACCATGATTGCTTCACAAGAAATCCTAATCACACAATCTGCTTTCCCCGTGTGGCAGCCTGCAGCAAGGAAATCACAGTTCCAGTCTCCCACATGAAAACCCCAGAACAGTTTAAACATGTCTTACTACTTGCCATGTGCAAAGGAAATGCATTTGGAAATGCATAG